Sequence from the Malaciobacter pacificus genome:
GAGATAGGAAATGCTTCTCCAATTAATCCCTTAACTGAAAAGTTAGTTGCAAAATGTAATGAAAAAATTGAAGGTTTCAAAACATATCAAGTTATGAGATATACTCCTCCTTTTGCTGCTGAAGTTATTGAGCAAATTAAAGCAGATGGAATAACAGAGGTTGTTTTACTTCCTTTATATCCACAATACTCAACAACTACTACAAAATCATCAGTTCAGGATTTTATAGGTTGGGCTCCATATGATACATTTAAAATATCTTACTTTGAAGAGTTTTATAAAAATGATAAATTTAATGATTGTATTGTAAATGAGATTATTAGAAATGTAGATGATAGTACACAATATAATCTAATTTTTTCAGCCCATGGTCTTCCTCAAAAAATAGTTGATAAGGGTGATCCTTATGAAGAGCAAATGAAAGAGCATGTAATAATGTTAAGAGAAAAACTTAAATTTATGGGTTATAACTTTAAGTCTGTAAACCTTGCATATCAATCAAAAGTAGGTCCTATGAAATGGCTAGAGCCTTCTCTTGATAATATGTTAACAAATTTTAAAGACCAAAAAGTAGTAATTTATCCAATTGCATTTATTGTGGATAACTCTGAAACTGATTTTGAGCTTGATATTGAGTATAGAGAAATGGCTGAAGAAATAGGGGTGAGTGAATTTAAAGTTTGTAAATGTGTAAATGATAGTGATGAATTTGTTGAAGCTATTAAGGATATAATCAAAGCATATATGTAGGAGAAGTAAATGGAAAATCAAATCTTATTAGATATTGTAAAAAAGTCTATAGAAAAAAAGTTTGATTCAAATATCAAAATAGATAAAGAGAAACTTTTAAGTGATTTTCCAAAACTTCAAAATCCTGGTGCAACTTTCGTAACTCTAAATTTAGATGGAGAATTAAGAGGTTGTATTGGTTCACTTCAAGCTAAAAGAAGTTTAATAGATGACTTAATCTCAAATGCATATGCTGCAGCATTTGAAGATCCAAGATTTTTGGAATTAACACCTAGTGAGTTTAAAAAAGTAGATATTGAGATCTCTATTTTAAGCTCACCTGTTGAAGTTCAATACTCTGATTTAAATGATTTAAAATCAAAAATAAAACCAAATATCCATGGTGTGATTTTAGAATACAATAGAAAGAGAAGCACCTTTTTACCCCAAGTTTGGGAACAGTTAGCAACTTTTGAAGAGTTTTTTTCTCATCTTATTTATAAAGGTAGTTTTGATGATAACTTATTTGACTATAATCCTAAAGTATTTGTCTATGAGGTTAAAAAAATCAAATGAGTATTAGAAAAACAGTAGTTGCAGGAAGTTTTTATCCAAATGAAAAAGATGAGATTTTAAGATATATTAATCATTTTAATAGTTTTGAAGATACAGACGAAACATTTGAAGATATTAAAGCAATTATTGTTCCCCATGCTGGATATATTTATAGTGGATATACTGCAAATTTAGCATATAAAAAAGCAAGTTTAAAAAGCTACAAAAGAGTAGTTGTAATTGGTCCATCTCATAATGTTTATTTAAAGGGTGCGAGTGTAGCTTTGTATGATGAGTATGAAACACCTCTTGGAAATTTATCTATTGACAAAGAGTTTAGTCAGTATTTAATAGATAAATATGACTTTTTAGATTTTAATATTGAGTGTGAATTTGAACACTCAACAGAAGTACAAGTTCCATTTATCAAACACTATTTTGGTGATGTTGAAATAGTAGAAATAATTTATGGTGAGATTGATTATAAAGAGATTTCCAAGATTATTGATGAGGTTTTAAATAGCAGTGTTAATTTAGTAGTAATTAGCACTGACTTAAGTCATTTTTACACTTTAGAAGAGGCAAATAATTTGGATGGATTTTTTTTAAGTGCTGTTCAAAATAAGAATTTAGATTTGTTTAATTCTTGTGAAGCTTGTGGTAAAGTTGGTGTAAAGGCACTTATAAATTGGGCAATACAAAATAGATATGAATCAAAGTTACTTCATTACTGTACAAGTGCAGATGTTTCAAAAGACAAAAATAGAGTAGTTGGTTATACATCAGCTTTAATAGGAAGATAAATGTTTTTATTGAAAAAATTTATTTCGGCATTTTTATTACCAATTCCAATTGGTATTTTTTTGCTGTTTTTGGCTTTTATTTTTTTAATTTCAAACTCATATAAAAAAGCAAAAGTTTTTTCTATCCTTGCACTTCTTTGGTTTATTTTATTATCTAATCAATTTATTTCAAATGCAATTTTGTCTCCTTTAGAAAATTCACATAAAGCCCTTTTAGAAACACCTAATGTGAATTATATTTTAGTTTTAGGTAGCGGACATAAAAGCGATGACAACATAAGTATTACTTCTCAAGTAAAAAGTACAGGAGTTAATAGATTAGTTGAAGGTATAAGACACTACAACAAGCTAGAAAATGTAAAGTTTATAGTTTCTGGTTATAGTGGTTTTGATGAAAACTCACATGCCTCTATGCAAGAAAAACTTGCAATATCTTTAGGTGTAAACCCTAATGATATAATAAGGTTGGATACTCCAAAAGATACTTATTCAGAAGCAATTGAAGTAAAAAAAATAGTAGATAATCAAGCTTTTATTTTAGTTACAAGTGCATCTCATATGAAAAGATCAATGCTTCTTTTTCAAAAAGTTGGTTTAAACCCAATAGCTGCTCCAACTCAAAACTTAGCTTATGAATCTGAAGGTTATTCTTCATATTTTAATTCAGAAAATCTAAGAAAAGTTGAAGTTGCAGTTCATGAGTATTTAGGTATTTTATGGTCAAAGATAAGAGGACAAATTTGATTTTATTTTAATATTTAGATAATATTGCGACTTTGTTGCATAAAGAGGTAAAATTGAAACTAATTGAAATAGAAAATCTTTCTTATAAATATCAAAAACAAAATGTTCTAGAAAATGTAAATTTATCAATAGATAATGATGATTTTTTAGCAATCATTGGACCAAATGGTGGCGGTAAATCAACTTTACTAAAACTAGTTTTAGGTTTATTAAAACCTCAAAATGGAAAAGTAAATAAAAATATCAAAAATGACAAAATAGGATATGTTCCTCAAAATACAAACTTAAATACTGACTTTCCTATTACTGCTCTTGAAGTAGTCCTAATGGGACATGTCTCAAAACAAAAAAGAATTTTTGGTTATTCAAGTCATGATAAATCTTGTGCTATGAATTCCCTTAAACAAGTTGGAATGGAAGAGTTTGCAAATAGCAAAATCGGAGATTTAAGTGGAGGTCAGAGACAAAGAGTATTTATAGCTCGGGCACTTTGTTCAACTCCTCAGATTTTACTACTTGATGAACCAACAGCAAGTATTGATGTAAAGGGACAAAAAGAGATTTATGAGTTATTAAAAGAGCTTAATAAATCTATTTGTATAGTTGTTGTTAGTCATGATATTTCAGTTCTTTTAAACTATGCAAAAAATGTAGCCCATGTAAATAAAAATCTTGTGTATCACAAACTAGACCAAGTAACTAACAATGTATCAGCAAATGATGAACATCTTTGTGAAGTTGAACTTTTAGCAGCACTTGGTAAAACTCAAGTTTGTTGTAATCATGAGCATTAAAAGGTAACTCGTTACCTTCTTTAGAATTTTGCTACTTTTAGATGAATTTACTTCATCGCTAAAAAGTAGTATTTAAATGATTTGGTCCCTTAAAAAATGGGACATTTTTTAAGGATATATATGTTTGAAGCTTTACAATATGACTTTATTCAAAATGCAATCATAGCAGGAGTTCTAATCTCAATTGCTGCTGGTATCATTGGCTCACTTGTAGTTGTAAATAAAATCACTTTTTTAACAGGTGGAATTGCCCATAGTTCTTATGGTGGAATTGGACTTGCTATTTATTTAGGAATTCCAGTGCTTTTTGGAGCAACTGTTTTTGCAATAATCACTGCAATAATCATCGCAATACTAACCATAAATGATAAGAAAAGAATAGACTCCATCATAGGTATGATGTGGGCTAGTGGTATGGCTATTGGTATTATATTTGTGGATTTAACACCTGGCTATAATGTGGATTTGATGTCATATCTTTTTGGTAGTATTATTGCTGTATCAAGTGATGATATAACTTATCTCTTACTTCTTGATTTATTTATCATAAGTGTAGTATCAATTTTCTATAAGCAAATACTAGCCGTTTCTTATGATAGTGAATTTGCAAGTCTAAGAGGAATAAATGTAAAGTTCTTTTATACACTTATTTTAATCCTTGCAGGACTTTGTGTAGTTGCAGCTATCAAAGCAGTTGGGCTTATACTTGTGATTGCTCTTTTGACTATTCCTACATATTTAGCTGAAACTTTTGCTAATAAACTGTCTAAAATGATGTTTATAAGTGCTCTTTTAGCTACTTTATTTACACTTCTTGGACTTGTGATTTCTTACCTTTATGATATTAGCTCAGGGGCTAGTATTATTATCGTTGCAGTTGCTATTTTGGTTATTGTGAAGTTGATTAAAAGATAAAAAAACTATTCAAATTGAGTCATTTCTGAGTCATTTGTTAGATATAATAAAATTTATTATAAAAACAAAAGGCTCTATTTTTTATGTGTATAAATCAATTTAAAGATACCAAATACCAAGAACTACAAACTATCCAAAAAGAAGCAAGAAACTTAGAGTCTCAAATAAATGCAATAAAATTCCAAAATCAAAAACAATCTATTGTATCACCAACTGATGGATATGTAGCAAAACTAATAATAATATCTTTTCTTTTATTCTATACTATCTTTTTGTTCATATAATTTTCCACATTGATTAATACTCTTTCTGCAAATTATATCTTCTATTATTATGAATTCATTTTGTTTCTTAAATTGTTCAAAAGTACCTTTCCAAAGTAAATTACTATTACAAATTCCATAGCTTTTAAGTACAATACTATTTTTAATATTATCTATGTGTAAGCTTGAAGATGTTCCTGCTCCTCCTGCTGGATTAAAAATGAAATATTTGGGTGGTAGTTTATTATTTAAAATAGGAGTGTAATTTTTTTCATTTTTGATTTTTGATATTTCTGAAAGAATGGATAAAGAGTTATTATTAAAAATTAACTCAAGTTCTTCTTCTCTTTTTAAACCTTTGTCTTCTTTTAGACTATAAAGATATGAAACTACATTTAGATTAACAACAAATTCACCATTTTCATTAAAATACTTTGAGTTTATTTTTTCCACATCTTTTTTGATATAAGGCCATTTTTCAATATGATCTTCTTTTAGATCTACTAATTCAAAAATTGAAATAAAACCTAAATTATTATAATTTATCTTATCTGCATATAAAGACATAATTCTACCGGTTGTTATATTTTCAAGGTAATTATTTAATAGAATTTCTATTTTATCAGTAATTATTTTTTCATTTTTATTATTTTCGGCAAATAGAAAATTGATATAAAAACTAATTGTAAAAATTATAAATATATTTTTCAAAGGAGTCCTTTTTTTATTTTAATCTCAAATACACACCAAACCCATACAAACAATAGATTTCATATGGTTTTGGGTTTTCATCATATATCCAAGAAAAGAATCTTCCACTATAGCTTACCTTAATATTTTCTTGGATAATTTTGTTTAGTTATTGCCATATCTTTATTATGAATAAAAGTATTAGCATCTGTAATTGTTAATATGGTATCATCTGTAAATTTTGATTGAGATATAAATATCTTCGTTCTTTACCAGCACTAAATGTTAACAGATAGTTTTTTTTATACCTTTAATCATTACTTTTACAATATCTAATAGTCTCTCTAAGAGATCTATCATTATATTTTTCTACTAAAGATTCACATCTTTTAATCCATTTGTTTTTTATATTTTCTGAAAATGGTTTTTGCTTTAAAACATAAAATAGTATTACATCAAAAAATCTAATATTTTTATCCTTTAAATTCTCAAGCCAGAAGTTTAATACTTTTTCTTTATTAAAAGTTACTCTGTAATAAATAAATATAATGACATTAAGTTCTATTGGCATATCTCTGTAACTTGAAAAGTAAGCTTTTTCACTTATAATATCATCAATATTAAATTGAATTAATTCATCTTCAATATTTTCTATTTTTTTAACTAATCTATCAGCTTCCATACAACCACATGTAGAACATGAACCAATTCCATATGCATCAGAAATACATAGTTTGTTTTCTTTTATTTTTTCAATTGCTCCTCTAAGATTTATAGAATACTCTAAGATTAAATTAACAGCTTTAATATCATGTTTTTCTGGATTACTTTCTCTAATAAATTCATAGTTTTTAGTATATTGTCTTATTAATAGTGATGTTTTCTTCGAGATTTCTTGTTTATTGGTGTTTTCAATTCTAAATGATTGTAAAGCTATTATGTTAAATAAAACTCTATTTTTTCTAAAAATTACTACTAAATTTTCAAAGTATAATAAAGAAGAAGTTCCTGCAGCTCCTAAAACTAAAATCACTTTATTTGAATATTGAAGTAAAGTATTTAACTTTTTTTCAAAATCATTATCTTTTGGATTCAATTTAAAATTAGCTTGACTTATTGCAAGTAGTTGTAAATCTTTTTGAATTGATAAAGTTTTAAAAGAATCATCTATTTTATCTTGAAGTAAATTGATTATATTGTTACCGCAACCACCAAGACCTATAATTAGTTTTTTCATACTTTACCTTTGCAAAATTTATCTAAATACAATTTATATGAATATTTGTTATAAAATATTTTACTATTAAAAATTGACAACTTAGTGTCTGGAAATTAATTTTTAATTTCTACATACTTTGACAGTTTTGTACCTTTTCTAATTTCAGATGCCAAAGATTTTTGAGTTCCTGCATTTTTAACAATATTTTCAATACTAAGATTACTTTCTTTTATAATATCTGCGTATTTAATCCCAAATAAATGATATTGAACATAAATTTCACCTTTTTTTGCACTTTCTATCATTTTATTTAAAATAATTGATAGCTCTATTTCATTCATTGCTTTATCTCCATTTTTTCATACTCATTAACAATAAATTCGGCCAAAGGCTCCCACAAAGTAACATCTTCATTTAGCTCACTAAATACTTTTCCATGATTCTTATATGAAATTATTTTCATTTGATTGAAATTCGTTTTGAATTTATGCTGATCCAATCCTGAAGCTTTTTCTAAATCATTTAAATTTACAGATATTTCATTTTTATTAGATATCTTCAAAAAAGCTACTAATATTTTATGGTTATATTGTTCTGGTTTAGAAAACCATGAAGGTATTTTTCTTTTTACTCTCTCAATTTCCTCTTCTTCTGTTCTTTCAGTTAGTAAAGAGGTTTTATTTTGTTTTTTACTATTTGCTACATCTTGTAGTTTTTTTGTGTCTGTAAGTATAGACAAAAGCAATTCTTCTAACTCTTCATCTCCTAATAATATTGATTTTTTATAGGCAAGTTTAGAATTTTCAATTAAGTTCGAAACAATTTCATTCATATTTGACTCCTTATTTGAAACTATAATATAAACTTACTTAATTTAACTTAAAAGTACTTATAAGTATTTTTAAGTTAAGAAATAGGGGTCAAAACTACACCCCAAAAACTACACAAAACTACACCCCAGGGGTTGAATCTCCACTTTTGAAACTACACCGAAACTACACCCCAAAACTACACCCCAGGGGTTGAATCTCCACTTTTAAATTTATGATATTACAAAATGAAATATTTTAAATGATTAATTAAAATTCTTATTATAATTTATAAAATTATTAAATAGGGAGTATTTATGCCTACAAAACCTAGAATTGATTTTGCGGGATTTCATCATATTGTAAATAGAGGAGTAAATAGAACAAATGTCTTTAATCATCCAAATGATAAAGATATGTTTTTACAAATCATAAATAAAAGCTCAAAAGTTCATAATATCATATTACATACTTATGCTTTGATGGAGAATCATTATCACCTTTTACTAGAAACAAAGGAAGAGAATCTATCATCATTTATGAGAATTGTAAATGCAAATTATGCAATATATTTCAACAGAAAATATAATAGAAGTGGCCATTTGTGGCAAGATAGATATAAATCAAAATATGTTTTATCTGATAACTATTTGTATACAGTAATAAAATATATTGAGTACAACCCTCTTGAAGCAAATATTAGCTCAAAAATTTCATCTTATCCTTTTACTTTATCATATAATATTTTTAAAGGTTTGAAATATTATCCTTGTTGCGAAAATTCAATTTTATTAAAAGATTTTGATATTAAGACATTGAGTGATTTTTTAAATAATCCACTGAATGATAAAGAAATTGAGTTACTAAGTGAAAAAGAAAATATAGAAAAAAAGAAAAATAAAATCAATGTACTGAAAATTAAAACATTAAATGAGCATTTTAAAGATGTAGATTCAAAAGAACAAAGAAATAACTCAATTTTTAACTCTTTTTATGATGGTTATACTCAAGTTGAGATTGGAAATTATTTGAATTTATCTAAATCATCTATTTCAAAAATACTAAAAAGTGGAGATTCAACCCCTGGGGTTAAAAAATTATGCTAAAATACAACAACTAAATAGAAAGACGGAATAACCAATGAATGAAAAAATAAAAATAGGTGAGATAAACTCACTAAAATTAAACAGAGTTAGTGAACCAGGTGTTTACTTAATTGCAGCAGATGAAGAGGAAGTATTACTTCCAAATATATATGTTACAAAAACTATGGCTATGGGCTCAGTTATTGATGTGTTTGTTTACACTGACAGTGAAGATAGACCAGTAGCTACTACACTAAAACCTTATGCAAAGCTTGGCGAGATTGCTTTTTTAGAGATTGTTGATAGTGCTAAGTTTGGGTACTTTTTAGATATGGGATTACCAAAAGATTTATTATTACCTAAAAATAGAACTAAAAAAACTTTTAATATCGGTGAGAGAGCAATAGTTCAGTTACAACTTGATGAAAAAACAAATAGACTTATTGCATCACAAAAATATATCTTAGAGAAAAAAATCACTGGATTAGAAAGAAAAGATGAAGTTGAAGTTATGGTTTATTCAAAAACTCCACTTGGATTTAAAGTAATAGTAAACAATCTTTATGAAGGTATGATTTTCCATAATGAAATTTTTGAAAATGTAAGTATAGGTGATAAAAAAAGAGCTTATGTAAAAACTGTAAGAAGTGATAATAAACTAGATATTACTTTACAGAAGATTGGCGAGAAAGTAAAAGATAATGAAGTTTATGAAATCTTAGTTCAAAATGGTGGAAAGCTAGATTTTACTTATAAAAGTGACTCTACAGACATAAAAGAGATGTTTGGGGTTAGTAAGAAATCATTTAAAGCAACTCTTACTAAGTTAATACAAGAGGGTAAAATAATCCTTGATGAAACATCAATAAGAGTTAAATCGTAACAGTTACATCTTGATTGCAGTTAATTAAGACTAAATTTATCCTATTTAAATATTAAATTTTATAAAATCACTTTAATTAATTTATATTTAAAAGGAAAAACAAATATGGCAACAACAATGTTAAAAGGAAATGTTGTAAATTTAGCTGGAACTGAAGTTAACGTAGGTGATACAGCTCCAGTAGTAAACGTAGTAGCTCAAGACTTATCAAATGTTCAAGTTGGTGGAAGTGAAAAAACTCAAATCGTAGTAGTAGTTCCATCATTAGATACTCCTGTTTGTGCAGCTGAAACTAGAAGATTCAATGAAGAAGCAGCAAAAATCGAAGGTGCAGAAGTTATCGTAGTTTCTATGGACTTACCATTTGCAATGAAAAGATTTTGTACAACTGAAGGAATTGAAAATTTAACAGTAGGATCTGACTTTAGAGCAAAAGAATTTGCAAATGCTTATGGTGTTTTAATTGCTGATGGTGCATTAGCAGGTGTTACTTGTAGAGCAATCTTTGTAATCAAAGGTGGTCAAGTAACTTATAAAGAAATTTGTCCAGAAATTACTGAAGAGCCAAACTACAATGCAGCTTTAAGTGCAGTATTATCTTGTGGTACAGGATGTGGTTGTCACTAATTTTTAGGGGAAACTAGTTTTCCTCTAAACATATCCTTTACAAAAAATCTTTATAATTTTAAAAGATTAGTAAAGGACTCTTAAATGAAAATATTTAAAAAACCTTCATGGCAATTAAGTGAAAATGAAGTAACTCCAAAAGAATTATTTGAAAAAAGAAGAGATTTTATAAAACTTGGTGCGGCTAGTTTAGTAGCAAGTTCTGCATTAACTGAGCTTCTTGCAAAAGAGAATATCCCTACACCAACTCTAAACTATATAAAAGATACAAACCCTGATAATCTAAAACTAAACACTTTTGAGCAAATCACAAGTCATAATAACTTTTATGAATTTACCACAAATCAAAGTAGAGTAAAAGACTTAGCTCATACACTAGATACAGATAATTGGTTAATTACTATTGATGGAGAAGTTGAAAAACCTCTTGAGATATATTTTGAAGATTTAGTAAAGATGTTTGACTTAGAAGAGAGAATTTATAGATTTAGATGTGTTGAGGGTTGGTCTATGGTTGTTCCTTGGGTTGGATTTCCATTAAAAGAGTTAGTAAAAAAAGTAAAACCTCTTTCAAGTGCAAAGTATGTAAAGTTTGAGACTTTATATGACCCATTTAGTTTTCCAGACCAAAAAAGAGGAAAACTAGGAGTGATAGATTACCCTTATGTAGAGGGTCTTAGAATTGATGAAGCCATGAATGACTTGCCACTACTTGCTGTTGGTTTATATGGTGATTCTATGCCAAAACAAAATGGTGCTCCAATTAGACTTATTGTTCCTTGGAAATATGGTTTTAAATCTATTAAATCTGTAGTTAAAGTCTCTTTTGTAAAAGAAGAGCCTCTAAATACTTGGCAAAAAGAAAATCCAAGAGAGTATGGTTTTTATGCAAATGTAAATCCAAATGTTGATCATCCAAGATGGTCTCAAAAAAGAGAACGTGTTTTAGGAAGTTTTTTAAAGCAAAAGACTTTGATGTACAATGGATATGAAAAAGAAGTTGCACATTTATACAAGGGTATGGATTTAACAAAGTATATTTAGATGAAGATTTTAAATTTAGTTTTACTAACACCGCTTTTATATTTATTAGTTAGATTGTTTATATTTGAAGATGTAAATGACCCTATAAAATATATTTATACACTAACTGGTGTTAGTGCTACTGTGATTCTGTTTATATCTATTACTTTTTCAATTATAAAAGAGAAAATAAATCTTATCAAATATAGAAAAATAGTTGGCCTTTATGGATTTTTTTATGCACTACTTCATTTACTAAATTTTATTGGCTTTGATGCTCAGTTTGATGTGTTATTTATTTTTGAAGAGACAATTGATAAGCCATTTATTTATCTAGGAATGATTGCTTTTTTTATAGTTTTATTTATGGCTTTAACATCGAGTAAAATACTTTTTAGAAAATTTAATAAATTTCACAAACTAATTTACATAGCTTTGGTATTAATAATTATACATTGGCTTATGGCACAAAAAAGTTTAGAGTTCACAAGTTACCTATATTTGGCACTTTGTATAGTAGTTTTAATGCTAAGATTAAATAAACTTAGTATAAAAAGTAACCATTAACTTTTGATTAACTAAGTATTTAAAATACATTAATCATGAGCCGTTATAATTTTCTTATAGATAAGTTGACGCAGCGACTTATTTATATCTGTATTTTTAAGATAGAATTTCTTAAATAAATAATTTTTTTTATGTTTCCTTGTGTATTAAGGGTACCTTCCTCCAAGGGTACCCTTTTTTTTATTTCAATCAATTTTTATACTTTTATGCTAATATTCGCAAATGATAAATCTTTTTAAACAATCAACTAACTAATCACATGCCATTATCAAATCTAAATGAAGAACAACTAAGTGCAGCCACATGTCCTAGTGGATACAATCTTATTATCGCAAGTGCAGGAACAGGTAAGACTTCTACAATTGTAGGAAGAATTGCAAAC
This genomic interval carries:
- a CDS encoding ElyC/SanA/YdcF family protein, with protein sequence MFLLKKFISAFLLPIPIGIFLLFLAFIFLISNSYKKAKVFSILALLWFILLSNQFISNAILSPLENSHKALLETPNVNYILVLGSGHKSDDNISITSQVKSTGVNRLVEGIRHYNKLENVKFIVSGYSGFDENSHASMQEKLAISLGVNPNDIIRLDTPKDTYSEAIEVKKIVDNQAFILVTSASHMKRSMLLFQKVGLNPIAAPTQNLAYESEGYSSYFNSENLRKVEVAVHEYLGILWSKIRGQI
- the msrP gene encoding protein-methionine-sulfoxide reductase catalytic subunit MsrP, which codes for MKIFKKPSWQLSENEVTPKELFEKRRDFIKLGAASLVASSALTELLAKENIPTPTLNYIKDTNPDNLKLNTFEQITSHNNFYEFTTNQSRVKDLAHTLDTDNWLITIDGEVEKPLEIYFEDLVKMFDLEERIYRFRCVEGWSMVVPWVGFPLKELVKKVKPLSSAKYVKFETLYDPFSFPDQKRGKLGVIDYPYVEGLRIDEAMNDLPLLAVGLYGDSMPKQNGAPIRLIVPWKYGFKSIKSVVKVSFVKEEPLNTWQKENPREYGFYANVNPNVDHPRWSQKRERVLGSFLKQKTLMYNGYEKEVAHLYKGMDLTKYI
- the tpx gene encoding thiol peroxidase; translated protein: MATTMLKGNVVNLAGTEVNVGDTAPVVNVVAQDLSNVQVGGSEKTQIVVVVPSLDTPVCAAETRRFNEEAAKIEGAEVIVVSMDLPFAMKRFCTTEGIENLTVGSDFRAKEFANAYGVLIADGALAGVTCRAIFVIKGGQVTYKEICPEITEEPNYNAALSAVLSCGTGCGCH
- the amrB gene encoding AmmeMemoRadiSam system protein B — translated: MSIRKTVVAGSFYPNEKDEILRYINHFNSFEDTDETFEDIKAIIVPHAGYIYSGYTANLAYKKASLKSYKRVVVIGPSHNVYLKGASVALYDEYETPLGNLSIDKEFSQYLIDKYDFLDFNIECEFEHSTEVQVPFIKHYFGDVEIVEIIYGEIDYKEISKIIDEVLNSSVNLVVISTDLSHFYTLEEANNLDGFFLSAVQNKNLDLFNSCEACGKVGVKALINWAIQNRYESKLLHYCTSADVSKDKNRVVGYTSALIGR
- a CDS encoding ferric reductase-like transmembrane domain-containing protein; protein product: MKILNLVLLTPLLYLLVRLFIFEDVNDPIKYIYTLTGVSATVILFISITFSIIKEKINLIKYRKIVGLYGFFYALLHLLNFIGFDAQFDVLFIFEETIDKPFIYLGMIAFFIVLFMALTSSKILFRKFNKFHKLIYIALVLIIIHWLMAQKSLEFTSYLYLALCIVVLMLRLNKLSIKSNH
- a CDS encoding S1 RNA-binding domain-containing protein, giving the protein MNEKIKIGEINSLKLNRVSEPGVYLIAADEEEVLLPNIYVTKTMAMGSVIDVFVYTDSEDRPVATTLKPYAKLGEIAFLEIVDSAKFGYFLDMGLPKDLLLPKNRTKKTFNIGERAIVQLQLDEKTNRLIASQKYILEKKITGLERKDEVEVMVYSKTPLGFKVIVNNLYEGMIFHNEIFENVSIGDKKRAYVKTVRSDNKLDITLQKIGEKVKDNEVYEILVQNGGKLDFTYKSDSTDIKEMFGVSKKSFKATLTKLIQEGKIILDETSIRVKS
- the hemH gene encoding ferrochelatase yields the protein MNEQKKALVLLNMGGARNKDELKMFLTNMFNDENILTINIDFIRSLIAKFIVSRRLDEAWKNYEEIGNASPINPLTEKLVAKCNEKIEGFKTYQVMRYTPPFAAEVIEQIKADGITEVVLLPLYPQYSTTTTKSSVQDFIGWAPYDTFKISYFEEFYKNDKFNDCIVNEIIRNVDDSTQYNLIFSAHGLPQKIVDKGDPYEEQMKEHVIMLREKLKFMGYNFKSVNLAYQSKVGPMKWLEPSLDNMLTNFKDQKVVIYPIAFIVDNSETDFELDIEYREMAEEIGVSEFKVCKCVNDSDEFVEAIKDIIKAYM
- the amrA gene encoding AmmeMemoRadiSam system protein A, translated to MENQILLDIVKKSIEKKFDSNIKIDKEKLLSDFPKLQNPGATFVTLNLDGELRGCIGSLQAKRSLIDDLISNAYAAAFEDPRFLELTPSEFKKVDIEISILSSPVEVQYSDLNDLKSKIKPNIHGVILEYNRKRSTFLPQVWEQLATFEEFFSHLIYKGSFDDNLFDYNPKVFVYEVKKIK
- a CDS encoding metal ABC transporter permease, with the protein product MFEALQYDFIQNAIIAGVLISIAAGIIGSLVVVNKITFLTGGIAHSSYGGIGLAIYLGIPVLFGATVFAIITAIIIAILTINDKKRIDSIIGMMWASGMAIGIIFVDLTPGYNVDLMSYLFGSIIAVSSDDITYLLLLDLFIISVVSIFYKQILAVSYDSEFASLRGINVKFFYTLILILAGLCVVAAIKAVGLILVIALLTIPTYLAETFANKLSKMMFISALLATLFTLLGLVISYLYDISSGASIIIVAVAILVIVKLIKR
- a CDS encoding metal ABC transporter ATP-binding protein, with translation MKLIEIENLSYKYQKQNVLENVNLSIDNDDFLAIIGPNGGGKSTLLKLVLGLLKPQNGKVNKNIKNDKIGYVPQNTNLNTDFPITALEVVLMGHVSKQKRIFGYSSHDKSCAMNSLKQVGMEEFANSKIGDLSGGQRQRVFIARALCSTPQILLLDEPTASIDVKGQKEIYELLKELNKSICIVVVSHDISVLLNYAKNVAHVNKNLVYHKLDQVTNNVSANDEHLCEVELLAALGKTQVCCNHEH
- a CDS encoding transposase, which produces MPTKPRIDFAGFHHIVNRGVNRTNVFNHPNDKDMFLQIINKSSKVHNIILHTYALMENHYHLLLETKEENLSSFMRIVNANYAIYFNRKYNRSGHLWQDRYKSKYVLSDNYLYTVIKYIEYNPLEANISSKISSYPFTLSYNIFKGLKYYPCCENSILLKDFDIKTLSDFLNNPLNDKEIELLSEKENIEKKKNKINVLKIKTLNEHFKDVDSKEQRNNSIFNSFYDGYTQVEIGNYLNLSKSSISKILKSGDSTPGVKKLC